From one Cereibacter sphaeroides 2.4.1 genomic stretch:
- a CDS encoding FAD-dependent oxidoreductase yields MMQSLSRRHFTFGLAAAASLAAGGAAFALRPGERVLVVGGGPAGAEAALALRAAHPRASVLLVERDPTRLAREPDEAGLAGFLRPRAEAGLAALKAAGVGLALDEVVSVDWAAGRAVLFSGRDLAFDRLLLAPGTAPRDEAISGLDAVARHAWPAAWGSPREARRLLAGLQALPERGHVVLRLPEGEAAHPAAALGRALALAGHVARRPGARLTVLDGSKGADLARAFADRAPAEAAARVEWVSAAQGGRVRAVDARAGLIETEAGPIRADVVNFVPALRAGAIAAAAGLADTSGWCPCDAAGRSVLRREALVLGDARKSAPRTVAEALRSARAATDHLA; encoded by the coding sequence ATGATGCAGAGCCTGAGCCGCCGCCATTTCACCTTTGGCCTTGCCGCCGCAGCCAGTCTCGCGGCAGGAGGCGCCGCCTTCGCGCTTCGTCCGGGCGAGCGCGTCCTCGTCGTGGGCGGCGGTCCCGCCGGGGCCGAGGCGGCGCTTGCGCTCCGGGCCGCTCATCCCCGGGCTTCGGTGCTGCTCGTCGAGCGCGATCCGACGCGGCTTGCGCGCGAGCCGGATGAGGCGGGCCTTGCGGGTTTCCTGCGCCCGCGCGCCGAGGCGGGGCTTGCGGCCCTGAAGGCCGCGGGCGTGGGTCTCGCCCTCGACGAGGTGGTGAGCGTCGACTGGGCCGCGGGGCGGGCCGTCCTCTTCTCGGGCCGCGATCTGGCCTTCGACCGGCTACTGCTCGCGCCCGGCACGGCGCCGCGCGACGAGGCGATTTCGGGGCTCGATGCGGTGGCCCGCCACGCATGGCCCGCCGCCTGGGGCAGCCCGCGCGAGGCCCGACGTCTGCTCGCAGGCCTTCAGGCGCTGCCCGAGCGCGGCCATGTCGTCCTGCGCCTGCCCGAGGGCGAGGCCGCCCATCCCGCGGCGGCGCTCGGCCGGGCGCTGGCGCTGGCGGGCCATGTGGCGCGGCGGCCGGGCGCGCGGCTGACGGTGCTCGACGGCTCGAAGGGCGCGGATCTCGCCCGCGCCTTCGCCGACCGTGCCCCTGCCGAGGCGGCTGCCCGGGTGGAGTGGGTCTCGGCCGCACAGGGCGGGCGGGTGCGCGCGGTGGATGCGCGGGCAGGGCTGATCGAGACCGAGGCGGGACCGATCCGCGCGGATGTGGTGAATTTCGTGCCGGCGCTGCGGGCGGGGGCCATCGCCGCGGCGGCGGGCCTTGCCGATACGAGCGGCTGGTGCCCCTGCGATGCGGCGGGCCGGTCCGTCCTGCGGCGCGAGGCGCTGGTGCTGGGCGACGCGCGGAAGTCGGCCCCGCGCACCGTGGCCGAGGCGCTCCGGTCGGCGCGGGCGGCCACGGATCACCTCGCCTGA
- a CDS encoding aldo/keto reductase, translating into MRYRRLGPSGLFVSELCLGTMTFGGSDGIWGQIGQLGQDEADALVRTALDAGINFIDTANVYAGGESERILGRSLRNLGVRREDVVIATKVLGPMGAGVNARGASRVHILDQCKASLERLQLDHIDLYQIHGFDAETPIVETLEALDTLVRHGHVRYIGLSNWAAWQVMKAVGIAEARRLAPILSLQAYYTLAGRDLEREVVPMLKDTGMGLMVWSPLAGGFLSGKYDREGKAADGRRAAFDFPPVDKDRGWTVIEAMRPIAEAKGSSVAQVALAWLLHQEAVTSVIVGAKRVDQLADNIAATEVRLEAEDLAALDRASALAPEYPGWMLERQRSYRAR; encoded by the coding sequence ATGCGTTACCGTCGTCTCGGCCCGAGCGGCCTTTTTGTCTCCGAGCTCTGCCTCGGCACCATGACCTTCGGCGGCTCGGACGGCATCTGGGGCCAGATCGGTCAGCTCGGACAGGACGAGGCGGATGCGCTGGTGCGCACCGCGCTCGATGCGGGCATCAATTTCATCGACACGGCCAATGTCTATGCGGGCGGCGAGAGCGAGCGCATCCTCGGCCGGTCGCTGCGCAACCTCGGGGTGCGGCGCGAGGATGTGGTGATCGCGACCAAGGTGCTCGGGCCCATGGGCGCAGGCGTCAATGCGCGCGGGGCCTCGCGCGTCCATATCCTCGATCAGTGCAAGGCCAGCCTCGAGCGGCTGCAGCTCGACCATATCGACCTCTATCAGATCCACGGGTTCGACGCCGAGACCCCCATCGTGGAGACGCTGGAGGCGCTCGACACGCTCGTGCGCCACGGCCATGTCCGCTACATCGGCCTGTCGAACTGGGCGGCCTGGCAGGTGATGAAGGCGGTGGGGATCGCCGAGGCGCGCCGTCTGGCGCCGATCCTGTCGCTTCAGGCCTATTACACTCTGGCCGGCCGCGATCTCGAGCGCGAGGTGGTGCCGATGCTGAAGGACACGGGCATGGGCCTCATGGTCTGGAGCCCGCTGGCGGGCGGCTTCCTGTCGGGAAAGTACGACCGCGAGGGCAAGGCCGCCGACGGGCGCCGCGCGGCCTTCGACTTCCCGCCGGTCGACAAGGATCGCGGCTGGACCGTGATCGAGGCGATGCGCCCCATCGCGGAGGCGAAGGGCTCGTCTGTCGCGCAGGTGGCGCTGGCCTGGCTCCTGCATCAGGAGGCGGTCACGAGCGTGATCGTGGGGGCCAAGCGCGTGGATCAGCTGGCCGACAACATCGCCGCGACCGAGGTGCGGCTCGAGGCCGAGGATCTGGCGGCGCTCGACCGGGCGAGCGCGCTGGCGCCGGAATATCCGGGCTGGATGCTCGAGCGGCAGCGGAGCTACCGCGCCCGGTAG
- a CDS encoding Hsp70 family protein: MQADTLAIDFGTSNSAAAVLEEGRVQRLALEPGADTLPTAVFFPADRGPMRIGAAAAEALIAGEEGRYMRALKSVLGAPLFHEARLVGGRRRTLAQVVTAFLAEVKARAEQTTGRPFRRALSGRPVRFHADPARDARAEEDLRACYLAAGFEEVAFLYEPEAAALASHALGRDGAPGLIVDIGGGTSDFSLFRAEAGQVGILASHGIRLGGTDFDRSVSLAHAMPCLGHGGRLRREMGPGLLPMPNDLFVDLATWAKIPFLYTRETRSAVAEMVKRAEEPRLLRRLAEVLEHELGHDLAFAVERGKIEANADKPGAAIRMGRIERGLYAEISQASLAEALARHRADLRAAAEETCGRAGVAPQEVETVILVGGSSLMRLVAEEARALCPAAELRSAEAFTAVVDGLALAIGRPG; this comes from the coding sequence ATGCAAGCCGACACGCTCGCCATCGACTTCGGAACCTCGAACTCCGCCGCCGCGGTGCTCGAGGAGGGCCGCGTGCAGAGGCTCGCGCTCGAACCGGGCGCCGACACGCTGCCGACGGCGGTCTTCTTCCCCGCCGACCGCGGCCCGATGCGGATCGGCGCCGCGGCGGCCGAGGCGCTGATCGCGGGCGAGGAGGGGCGCTACATGCGCGCGCTGAAAAGCGTGCTGGGCGCGCCGCTCTTTCACGAAGCGCGGCTGGTGGGCGGGCGGCGGCGTACGCTCGCCCAAGTGGTGACGGCCTTCCTCGCCGAGGTGAAGGCGCGCGCGGAGCAGACCACGGGCCGCCCGTTCCGTCGCGCCCTCTCGGGACGCCCCGTCCGCTTTCATGCCGATCCGGCGCGCGACGCCCGCGCCGAAGAGGATCTGCGGGCCTGCTATCTCGCGGCCGGTTTCGAGGAGGTCGCGTTCCTCTACGAGCCCGAGGCCGCCGCGCTCGCGAGCCACGCGCTCGGCCGCGACGGCGCGCCGGGGCTGATCGTGGACATCGGCGGTGGCACCTCGGACTTCTCGCTCTTCCGCGCCGAGGCGGGGCAGGTGGGCATCCTCGCCAGCCACGGCATCCGGCTCGGCGGGACCGACTTCGACCGGTCGGTCTCGCTCGCCCATGCTATGCCCTGCCTCGGCCATGGCGGGCGGCTGCGGCGCGAGATGGGGCCGGGGCTTCTGCCCATGCCGAACGACCTCTTCGTCGATCTCGCGACCTGGGCCAAGATCCCGTTCCTCTATACCCGCGAGACGCGCTCGGCCGTGGCCGAAATGGTGAAGCGCGCCGAGGAGCCGCGGCTGCTGCGCCGTCTGGCCGAGGTGCTGGAGCATGAGCTCGGGCACGATCTGGCCTTCGCGGTGGAGCGCGGCAAGATCGAGGCCAATGCCGACAAGCCCGGCGCCGCGATCCGCATGGGCCGGATCGAGCGCGGGCTCTATGCCGAGATCAGCCAGGCCTCGCTGGCCGAGGCGCTGGCACGGCACCGCGCCGACCTCCGGGCCGCCGCCGAAGAGACCTGCGGCCGCGCGGGCGTGGCGCCGCAGGAGGTCGAGACGGTGATCCTCGTCGGCGGCTCGAGCCTCATGCGGCTGGTGGCCGAGGAGGCCCGCGCCCTCTGTCCCGCGGCCGAGCTGCGGAGCGCCGAGGCCTTCACGGCAGTGGTGGACGGGTTGGCGCTGGCGATCGGCCGGCCGGGCTGA
- a CDS encoding RnfH family protein yields the protein MIVGVAYAKPTVQVWKHVDVPEGTSAREAIERSGLLAQFPEIDLAVNKVGIFGAICPLDRTLAEGDRVEIYRPIHPEAELLEKKR from the coding sequence ATGATCGTGGGAGTGGCCTATGCCAAGCCGACCGTGCAGGTCTGGAAACATGTGGACGTGCCCGAGGGCACCTCTGCGCGCGAGGCGATCGAACGGTCCGGGCTTCTGGCCCAGTTCCCCGAGATCGACCTTGCAGTGAACAAGGTGGGGATCTTCGGCGCCATCTGCCCGCTCGACCGGACACTCGCCGAGGGCGACCGCGTCGAGATCTACCGCCCGATCCATCCCGAAGCCGAGCTCTTGGAAAAGAAACGCTGA